A stretch of DNA from bacterium:
TTTATTTCTTTTGGGCAAGTCTCCTTGCCTCTTTCTTAGTAAGAATAACACAAGGAAGCTGGAAATTCAAGCAAAATTTTCATCCTCCTTTGTGCCCCGCAGGGGCATGACGGTTTCTCCTGAAAATCGGGACTCGGGGGTTCGGGGTTCGGGAAGGCTGGTAGCCGCAGGCTTCAGCCTGATTTCACCTGAACCATCAAACCATCAAACCCATTTTCATCTTCCTTTGTGCCCACTTCCTGTGGGCATGAGCGTTTCTCCTGAAAAATAATGAATTAGAGAATAACTTATTCAGACACCACGCCTTCTCCTGACAGACTCAGGAGTATAAGATTTAAACCCTTATAAACAAAAGTAAGAACCGAGTAGCAAGATGAATGGTTACCATTTTGCAAAACTCATAAGTTGATTCCTACGCTACTAAATTTGAATTTACTTGTAAATATCCCCTCTTGGACCAATTGCTTCAATAAGAACGATTTTATCTTCAACATTAACTCTGTAAACTATTCTCAAATTACCTACTGCATATCTATATTTTCCCTCACATATTCCTCTCAGTCTTTTAATATGTGTACCTTCAAGCGGATTTTTGCTTATAGATTCAATGGCTTTATTTATCCTTCCTGCTATTTTATCATCAAGGCTTTCATAATATTTAATTGCTTTCTTATGAAGGAAGACTTTATACATTGCGTTTAACTTTTTCCCAGGGAACAAACTCGTCAAGTTTACCCTTTTTTATAGATTTATCAGCTACTTCTATTTGTGTCATAATTTCATGACTGGCAAGAATTTCAAGAGTTGCTTCTATTCCTTCTTTTTCTTTGAGGTATTTTATAAAATCAATAGCAACCTTAAGTTTTTTTTCTGATAATTCATCTATTGCCTTTTTTGCCTCTTTTTTTAATGCAACACTTTGCATTTTATCCTCCCTTTTGTGTGGACAGGTATTGTCAAAAAAACAACCACAGATTATTACTCTTCAAATTCAAACCTATAATCTTCAATCACCGGATTAGCCAGGAGTCGGTCGCACATTTGCTTAATCGTCTGTTCATTTAATCCCGCGGCTTTTATCTCTAAATATTTCCCCACCCGAACATCTTCTATTCCTTGATACCCCAATGATTCAAGGGCTTTTTTTACAGTAACACCTTGCGGGTCTAAAACAGTTTTTTTTAAAGTAATATAAATTTTGGCTAATGACATAAAATACCCCTTCTATTTGGTAAATGGTAACTGGTGAATGGTAACTCGTGAATGGTAAGTGGTGAATGGTAACTGGTGAATGGTAAGTGGTGAATGGTAACTGGTGAATGGTAATTAGTTACCAGTTACCAATTACCAATTACCAGTTACCAATTACCAATTACCAGTTACCAGTTACCAGCAATTACTCCTCCAAATCCACCTACCCTGAGTAAAACAGAGAAAATAAGCAAACAAAACAATAAAGCCATAACACAATAATCTATACTCGATATTTTAAATTCAAGATACTGTGAGCGTGGTTCTTTACTACCAAATCCTTTTGATTCTAATGCTTGAGCCAATAGGTCTGCCTTTTTAATCGCATAAGCAACAGTAGGAATAATCAAAGGGATATATTTTTTACTCCTTGTAATCATTCCACCTTTGTCTAACTCTAATCCACGGGCTAATTGAGCCTGCACAATTGTCTCCAATACTTGAGTAAAAGTTGGCACTAATCTAAAAGCAAGTGATAACGCAAAACTAACCCGAAACGGCAATCCAAATCTGTTTAATCCCCAGGTAAACTCCTCTACCGTGATACAAGAAATGAATATCATCCCTGAAATAGCCATCATTATCAATCTAAAACTCATTCCCAGGCCATAAAGAAGGGATTCTTTAGATACAGATAAAAAACCAAACTCCCAGAGAACAGTTTCTCCTTTTATAAAAAAAGACCACATCACCGGACACATAATCCCCAGGCAAATAAGAAGTGTCTTTATTCGCCAGATGTTTTCTAAACATTGGCTTTTGTATCCAATCAAAAGAGTAAATCCCAAGACCACTAATAAATAACCAGGATGGTTAAAAACTAAGCTTAAGGCAAAAAGAAGGATTAGACTTATAATTTTAGTAATAGGATTTAAGTTATGTATTGGGGTTTGTTTATCTAAATAAAGATATATGGCAATCCCTCCTCACTTTACCTAATTATACACTAAAAAATAATTTTGGTCAAGAAAAAAATTGTTGCATTCTTTTTAAAATGATGATATAATTATTTAAATTTAATGAGTGTGAATTTTAAAATCAAGGTAATCCCTAAAGCCTCGAAAAATGAGATATTGGAACTGACAGACGGGCTATTAAAAATAAAAGTTACTGCTCCACCAGTTGAGGGAGCGGCAAATGAAGCGGTTATAAAACTATTAGCCAGAGAATTAGGCTTAAAAAAGTCACAAATGGCTATTGTTCAGGGGCAAAAATCAAAGATTAAAACGATTGAACTAAATGGAGTAACTGAAGATGAACTATCAAGATACATTGAACTTGCCAAAAACAGAGTTTAAAATGAAGGCAGATTTGCCTAAAAGAGAGCCGGATATTTTAAAATCCTGGCAAGAATTAAATATTTATAATACCCTGCGCCAGGAGAGAAAAGACAATCCCAAATATGTCTTACATGATGGTCCTCCTTATGCCAATGGTGACATCCACATGGGTCATGCCTTAAATAAAATATTAAAGGATATTATCGTTAAGTATAAATCAATGAAAGGATTTGATGCTCCGTATGTGCCGGGGTGGGATTGCCACGGATTGCCGATTGAGTATAAAGTCGTTGCTGAAACAAAAGATAGTGATAAATTAACGAAAATGGAGATTCGCAAGATTTGTCGAGATTATGCCATCTATTTTGCTGGTGTGCAAAAAGAGGAATTTAAAAGACTGGGAATATTAGGGGACTGGGAAAGACCTTATTTGACATTAACCAATGACTATTCCGCCGCGGTCATTGAGGTGTTTAAAGAATTAGTCGAAAAAGGGTATATCTACAAAAGTAAGAAACCTGTCTACTGGTGTGCGCCCTGTGGCACGGCTTTAGCTGAGGCTGAGGTGGAATATAAAGAGGTTTCCTCCCCTTCTATCTTCGTTAAATTTCCGATAAAACCAACGCCTAAATGGGAAGAATTTCAATCCAAAATCCAAAATCCCTCCATCCTCATCTGGACGACTACCCCCTGGACACTTCTGGCGAATGTTGCCATTGCTCTTAATCCACAATTTGAGTATTCACTTATTAAAGTAGAGGGTGAAAACTTAATTATGGCTCGGGAACTAATTGAATCAACATTAACCGCCGCAGGGAAAAAGGACTATGAAGAATTAGCCACATTCAGAGGAGATGAATTAGAGGGAATTGTTTGCCAACACCCATTTATTGAGCGTGATTCGCTGGTTATTTTAGGTTCTCATGTCACCAGGGAACAGGGAACAGGATGTGTTCATACTGCTCCAGGACATGGCTTAGACGATTATGAGGTCGGATTCAAATATAACCTGCCTGTTATTGCCCCGGTAGATAGTAATGGTAAATTTACGAATGAAGGAGATGAATTTGCTGGTCTAAATGTCTTTTCTGCTAATAAACATATCATTGAAAAAATACACTCACTTGGAAAACTCTTTCATCAAGAGACAATTACGCATTCTTATCCTCATTGTTGGAGATGTAAGCATAAAATTATTTTTCGTGCTACAGACCAATGGTTTATCCGATTAGAAAATGATGAATTACGACAAAAAACGCTTAAGGCAATTGAGGATGTTACCTGGGTTCCTGCCTGGGGTGAAGAACGATTTTATAATACAGTGAATTTGCGGGCTGATTGGTGTATCTCAAGACAGCGGGCATGGGGTGTGCCAATTCCTGCTTTTTATTGCACAAATTGCCAGCAAACCCTTCTGGATTCAAATATAATTGAGATGATTAAAAATCAAATCCGAGAGCAAGGGATTGACATTTGGTTTGAGAAAGATGCAGATTCCTTTTTGCCTGAAGGAATAAAGTGTAAAGAATGTGGAGGTAACAAATTCAGAAAGGAAGAGGACATTATTGATGTCTGGTTTGAATCCGGGGTAAGCCATCGGGCGGTGCTTAAAAAGAGGCAAGAACTTATCTTCCCGGCTGACCTTTATTTAGAAGGCTCTGACCAACACCGTGGCTGGTTTCAATCCTCAATACTTACCTCAATGGCAACGGAAAAAATACCACCATACAAAGCCGTCTTAACTCACGGATTTATGTTGGATGAAGAAGGAAAGGCAATGAGCAAATCTATGGGAAATGTTATCTCCCCATTGAATATTATTGACAAATATGGGGCGGATATTTTAAGATTATGGGTAATCTCAGAAGATTATCGCGGAGATGTCCGATTAGGGCAGGAAATACTTACCAGAATGGGTGAATCTTATCGAAAAATACGCAATACATTTAGATTTATGCTGGGAAACCTTTATGATTTTAATCCATCAAAAGATAAGATTGCATATCCAGACCTGATGCGGATTGATAAATGGGTATGCCATCAATTGACATTGCTAATTCAGAAGGTAACAGATGCCTATGAGAAATTTGAATTTCATCTCATCTATCATTTGATACTTAATTTCTGCTCAAGTTTCCTGAGTGCGTTATATTTGGATATACTTAAAGATAGGCTTTATACCTTTGCCGCAGACTCAAAAGAAAGAAGGTCAGCCCAAACCGTGATGTATGAAATTACTACTTCGTTGACTAAACTGTTGGCGCCTGTTTTAAGTTTTACCTCAGAAGAAATATGGCAAAATTTGATTATTGAAGATAAAAAAAC
This window harbors:
- a CDS encoding type II toxin-antitoxin system RelE/ParE family toxin — translated: MYKVFLHKKAIKYYESLDDKIAGRINKAIESISKNPLEGTHIKRLRGICEGKYRYAVGNLRIVYRVNVEDKIVLIEAIGPRGDIYK
- the purS gene encoding phosphoribosylformylglycinamidine synthase subunit PurS, yielding MSLAKIYITLKKTVLDPQGVTVKKALESLGYQGIEDVRVGKYLEIKAAGLNEQTIKQMCDRLLANPVIEDYRFEFEE
- a CDS encoding energy-coupling factor transporter transmembrane component T — its product is MAIYLYLDKQTPIHNLNPITKIISLILLFALSLVFNHPGYLLVVLGFTLLIGYKSQCLENIWRIKTLLICLGIMCPVMWSFFIKGETVLWEFGFLSVSKESLLYGLGMSFRLIMMAISGMIFISCITVEEFTWGLNRFGLPFRVSFALSLAFRLVPTFTQVLETIVQAQLARGLELDKGGMITRSKKYIPLIIPTVAYAIKKADLLAQALESKGFGSKEPRSQYLEFKISSIDYCVMALLFCLLIFSVLLRVGGFGGVIAGNW
- a CDS encoding DUF167 domain-containing protein: MNFKIKVIPKASKNEILELTDGLLKIKVTAPPVEGAANEAVIKLLARELGLKKSQMAIVQGQKSKIKTIELNGVTEDELSRYIELAKNRV
- the ileS gene encoding isoleucine--tRNA ligase, with translation MNYQDTLNLPKTEFKMKADLPKREPDILKSWQELNIYNTLRQERKDNPKYVLHDGPPYANGDIHMGHALNKILKDIIVKYKSMKGFDAPYVPGWDCHGLPIEYKVVAETKDSDKLTKMEIRKICRDYAIYFAGVQKEEFKRLGILGDWERPYLTLTNDYSAAVIEVFKELVEKGYIYKSKKPVYWCAPCGTALAEAEVEYKEVSSPSIFVKFPIKPTPKWEEFQSKIQNPSILIWTTTPWTLLANVAIALNPQFEYSLIKVEGENLIMARELIESTLTAAGKKDYEELATFRGDELEGIVCQHPFIERDSLVILGSHVTREQGTGCVHTAPGHGLDDYEVGFKYNLPVIAPVDSNGKFTNEGDEFAGLNVFSANKHIIEKIHSLGKLFHQETITHSYPHCWRCKHKIIFRATDQWFIRLENDELRQKTLKAIEDVTWVPAWGEERFYNTVNLRADWCISRQRAWGVPIPAFYCTNCQQTLLDSNIIEMIKNQIREQGIDIWFEKDADSFLPEGIKCKECGGNKFRKEEDIIDVWFESGVSHRAVLKKRQELIFPADLYLEGSDQHRGWFQSSILTSMATEKIPPYKAVLTHGFMLDEEGKAMSKSMGNVISPLNIIDKYGADILRLWVISEDYRGDVRLGQEILTRMGESYRKIRNTFRFMLGNLYDFNPSKDKIAYPDLMRIDKWVCHQLTLLIQKVTDAYEKFEFHLIYHLILNFCSSFLSALYLDILKDRLYTFAADSKERRSAQTVMYEITTSLTKLLAPVLSFTSEEIWQNLIIEDKKTSVHLTLFPTPNLKYLDETTAKQWEEVLDVREKLSKALEEARASALIGSSLEAQVILTYPPEKENLLREYEDELRFIFIVSYVELIKGDELKVEVKKAKGSKCSRCWNYSEAVGSFTAHPTLCERCIKVVSHG